A genome region from Pseudanabaena sp. Chao 1811 includes the following:
- a CDS encoding phospholipase D-like domain-containing protein, producing MGFSAYSRLHCQLRSRYRQIVYGILFCTVIVLTTLIANACQSQSGIVPALPQNSNIQVFFNQNQASRYTDPYRNIERLGDNLEKIIVDNINKSKVTLNIAVQELRLPNIAKAIVDAKLRGVNVKLILENNYSRAWSEFTPEQVAKMNARDRDRYQEFQKFADINKDGRLSEDELDSRDGLRLIKLANVPWIDDTADGSKGSGLMHHKFIVIDDQIVIFGSANFTMSDIHGDFTKPETRGNANNLLRVESKEFAKHFQKEFNIMWGDGPNGKPDSLFGSKKPSRKIEYLIVGGAQIRIKFSPDPEDTSREQTSSGLISTAIAGTKQNVDMALFVYSDPFISTILEERQRDNVQIRTLVSLQFAYRDYSSTLDMWGLQSTQDCKTGKSSAWKQPIKTVGIPNLPSGDTLHHKFAILDRSLILTGSHNWTSAANHVNDEALIAIQNPTVAAHYQREYDRLYQDATLGPTAKLVQVTSKSCTERIKKSNPKNNAEEPEF from the coding sequence ATGGGGTTTTCAGCCTACTCCCGCCTACATTGTCAACTGCGATCGCGATATCGCCAGATAGTTTATGGGATTCTCTTTTGTACTGTAATTGTACTGACTACGCTCATTGCCAATGCTTGTCAATCGCAGTCTGGCATAGTGCCTGCCTTGCCCCAAAACTCCAATATTCAAGTATTTTTTAATCAAAATCAGGCTTCTCGGTACACCGATCCTTACCGCAACATTGAACGACTCGGTGACAATCTTGAAAAAATCATCGTTGATAACATCAACAAATCAAAGGTTACCTTAAATATTGCCGTCCAAGAACTACGGTTACCGAATATCGCCAAAGCGATCGTTGATGCTAAATTACGTGGGGTAAATGTCAAGCTCATTCTCGAAAATAATTACAGTCGGGCGTGGAGCGAATTTACACCAGAACAAGTTGCGAAGATGAATGCCCGCGATCGCGATCGTTACCAAGAATTTCAAAAATTTGCTGATATCAATAAAGATGGTCGTTTAAGCGAAGATGAGCTGGATAGTCGTGATGGCTTGAGGTTAATTAAACTAGCGAATGTTCCTTGGATTGATGATACTGCTGATGGCTCCAAGGGCAGTGGATTAATGCACCATAAATTTATAGTGATTGATGATCAGATAGTTATATTTGGCTCGGCTAATTTCACAATGAGTGATATTCATGGTGACTTTACTAAGCCAGAGACAAGAGGAAATGCCAATAACCTATTGCGTGTAGAAAGTAAAGAGTTCGCAAAACATTTCCAAAAGGAATTTAATATCATGTGGGGGGATGGACCTAATGGTAAACCTGATAGCCTATTTGGTTCAAAAAAGCCCTCTCGCAAAATCGAGTATTTGATTGTGGGTGGAGCGCAAATCCGTATTAAATTTTCCCCAGATCCTGAAGACACTTCAAGGGAGCAAACTAGCAGTGGACTGATTTCTACGGCGATCGCAGGAACTAAACAAAATGTGGATATGGCGTTATTTGTGTATTCCGATCCGTTTATTTCCACAATTCTTGAGGAGCGTCAACGGGACAATGTCCAAATTCGCACTTTAGTTTCTCTACAATTTGCCTATCGCGATTATTCATCGACCCTTGATATGTGGGGCTTACAGTCTACTCAAGACTGCAAAACAGGCAAAAGTAGCGCATGGAAACAGCCGATCAAAACCGTTGGTATTCCTAATTTACCTTCTGGAGATACTCTCCATCATAAGTTCGCTATTCTCGATCGCAGTTTGATTTTGACGGGTTCCCATAACTGGACTAGTGCTGCGAACCATGTCAATGATGAGGCTTTGATTGCCATTCAAAATCCAACTGTAGCTGCACATTACCAGAGAGAATATGATCGCCTTTATCAGGATGCGACTTTAGGACCTACCGCTAAATTAGTGCAAGTAACCTCTAAAAGTTGTACTGAGCGAATCAAAAAGAGTAATCCCAAAAACAATGCCGAAGAACCAGAATTTTAA